GCAAAAATTGAAGTGGCATAACTTATAATAGGTTAATCATAATTGTAATCAAAAATCACTGTCCATTCTGTGGCAAATCATTAAGGGGTGTACCTATAAATAGTAAAGAATATTGTCCACACTGTAGTTGTAAAATAGAACAGGAGCATAAGAAAATTCAAGTTTGTGAATTAAAAAATTAAATATAAAATGTGAGATAGAGCGTATGGAAATTAACTATACGTTCTATTTTTTGACTTTTTGAGAAAAGTGATTAAAAAACTATTGACATTTTGTTACTAGATGAATAGATATGTTTACTCATAATTTAAGAGAAAAAAGCCTCATGGGCATGAGGAAAAATGAAGGCAAAACGTAATGTCTATACATCGTATTTTTAGCACAGAATCGATTTTATCATTAATGGTCATTAATACATTTTAAAAAAAATTGTCAAGTCTATTGATTCGTATTACTCACTCTTTTAAATTTTAGTGCCAGAACCTGTTTTTTGTCCGTTCGTCTTTTGTATATGTGAGGTAAAAAAACGACCATCGAAAATAACTTAAAATGTGATTGGATTGTCTTTAATTAACTGCGTTCCTTTTTTGGGAAACAGCTATTTATAGTTAAAAGCAATAATTTTCTAGTAAAAATAAAAAATTGAGTCAAATGGTTGTATAAGCCCCCTAAAACGTTTCTACATATGAAGACCTTAAACCTATATGTCAATATCAAAAAGTCGAAATGAGGTGAAGAATTGAATTATAAATACATAACCAAGGAAGAAATTTCGGTTGCATACTTTCAGTTCCCTAAGTTCCTGTTGAAGTATCCGATTTCACAGAACGGGAAGGTGGTGTATATGCTGCTGTATGACCGGGCACGACTCTCACAAATGAATAACTGGTTGGATGAAAATGGCCGGATCTATGTGATCTATCCGATTACGGAATTAATAAAACATATAGGGAAATGTAGGTCGTCCATAAAGTCTGCATTAAAGGAATTGGACGAAGCCGGACTACTGTTAAGAAGATCTGGTGGGTTTTCTAAGCCAAACCACTTGTATATAAAGATTCCCGCAGAAGAGATTTATCAGAAGGACAGAAATTCAACCCCGTTAGAAAATGGACAGTCATATAAACAACCACTGCATAGCCAGAATACTGGCCCCATGAGAGTCAAAAAGTCGACGCCTGAGACTTTTTCTCACAGTCTCGATTCAGGTCTGACACACGATAGACAGCTTTCTTGTAAGCGTATCCAGTTGGTGTGTAGTAATAGATTTCTATGAACTTTATCGAATCATTATTAATGCGGACAGACAGCCATTTTTGAACTATCATGTCCGCATCTTTTGTTACTATGCATTCTTGTTTATGTTTCATCTTTCTCGCCTATGAGTACAAAAATACCACCGGCCATTTTGATTGGTGGCAACTATACAACTGCATTTAATGCTTTGTTGTATTCAATTTCTAATTCATGTTTAAACTTTTCAAAATCTACATCAACCAGAATCAATATTCCATCAGAATAATCAAAACCAGTATTGGATATGCTCCTTTCATCTTTTTCTCACTTTCTTGCTATTTAGTTATAGTAATCGGTGCCTTGACGTCAATAAATTATGCCCGAAAGCCTGGGAATCTATTTCAATCCCCATTTTTTTCAGGATTCTTTTCTCCGTAA
This Ruminococcus hominis DNA region includes the following protein-coding sequences:
- a CDS encoding replication initiator protein A, whose product is MNYKYITKEEISVAYFQFPKFLLKYPISQNGKVVYMLLYDRARLSQMNNWLDENGRIYVIYPITELIKHIGKCRSSIKSALKELDEAGLLLRRSGGFSKPNHLYIKIPAEEIYQKDRNSTPLENGQSYKQPLHSQNTGPMRVKKSTPETFSHSLDSGLTHDRQLSCKRIQLVCSNRFL